The following are encoded together in the Lathyrus oleraceus cultivar Zhongwan6 chromosome 3, CAAS_Psat_ZW6_1.0, whole genome shotgun sequence genome:
- the LOC127128948 gene encoding F-box/kelch-repeat protein At3g23880 produces the protein MNHPPSKPARRPTNASPSPVTFPSDLIVEVLSLLDVKSVMRMRCVSKFCNSLYTDHIFVKLHFNRSLQEPHLALVTTDYDTFRIVPYSVSNLLENPPITLADDPCYVIDNYFYPLDLVHQVIGSCNGLICLLSYSDIDSFFWLSFWNPSTRAMSKQLGFNFGLLNDPTSFKFSFGYDNSTNSYKVVMLKFHSDKLMIVEAKVFSVADNVWREIQNFPAVPFQMIEFRHQVNNGVYLNGTLNWLAIFDFKVTYVEVVISLDLGTETYKQIHLPPSFDEKPYVDPTISVLMNYLCFSYHFQDTHFVIWKMVEFGVEESWTQFLKISYERLHIHPYSMGPLVPFYLSKNGETLILANILQDQMILYNLRDNRAVRTRITNKISWFSVKSYVKSMASIC, from the coding sequence ATGAACCATCCACCATCTAAGCCGGCGCGGCGCCCAACCAATGCCTCTCCATCGCCGGTAACTTTTCCTAGCGACCTTATCGTCGAAGTACTCTCCTTACTTGATGTGAAATCTGTTATGCGAATGAGATGCGTAAGTAAGTTTTGTAACTCCCTCTATACTGATCATATCTTTGTGAAGTTGCATTTTAACCGATCTCTACAAGAACCTCACCTAGCACTTGTCACTACCGATTATGACACTTTCAGAATCGTACCTTACTCCGTAAGCAATTTACTCGAGAATCCTCCGATCACCCTCGCCGATGACCCTTGCTACGTTATCGACAACTATTTCTACCCGTTGGATCTCGTCCACCAGGTGATCGGTTCTTGCAATGGATTGATATGTCTCCTTAGTTATTCTGATATCGATTCATTCTTTTGGTTAAGTTTCTGGAACCCATCCACAAGAGCAATGTCTAAACAACTAGGGTTTAATTTTGGCCTTCTTAATGACCCTACATCTTTCAAGTTCTCGTTTGGTTATGATAATTCAACCAACAGTTATAAGGTAGTGATGTTAAAATTTCATAGCGACAAATTAATGATAGTTGAGGCAAAAGTTTTTAGTGTGGCTGATAATGTTTGGAGAGAGATTCAAAATTTCCCCGCAGTTCCTTTTCAGATGATCGAATTTCGCCATCAGGTAAACAATGGAGTGTACTTGAATGGAACTCTTAACTGGTTGGCTATTTTTGATTTCAAGGTTACTTATGTCGAAGTGGTTATTTCGCTTGATCTCGGAACGGAGACATACAAGCAGATACATCTGCCTCCTAGTTTCGATGAGAAGCCTTATGTTGACCCAACTATCAGTGTACTAATGAACTACCTTTGTTTTTCTTATCATTTTCAAGATACTCATTTTGTGATATGGAAAATGGTGGAATTTGGAGTTGAAGAATCTTGGACTCAATTCCTTAAAATTAGCTATGAAAGACTTCATATCCATCCTTACTCTATGGGCCCATTAGTGCCATTTTATCTTTCGAAAAATGGTGAAACATTGATATTGGCAAACATCTTACAAGACCAAATGATTCTCTATAATCTAAGAGATAATAGGGCTGTGAGAACTAGAATTACAAATAAAATATCTTGGTTCTCTGTTAAGAGTTATGTTAAAAGTATGGCTTCAATTTGTTGA